The genomic window AATGTTGTTTCTGATCAGATGTTCATTACTAGACCTCACTATAAGTGTTCACTTCAAGTGTCCAGAGAAGCCTCCACTTCTCCTAATGGGAGATGAAAAAGGAGGAATCCACTTGATGTGGTTCCTGAACCCTTCTAAAGGTCTTTTCAAGAGTCCATCAAAGAAAGACACCCACAACCCACAGAGGATCTTTTTCCCTGTAAGTTTTACCCTAATCTCTACACTTCATTTGTGCTTGTTGCAAAGAATATATTGTCACCATGTTTCCAACAGGACCTGAGTGAACACAGTGACACGGTCTCCTATCGCCACATCCCTAACATCCACCAGGAACCAATCAACAGAATAATGTTTGATCCCAACACCAATGtcatcatgacatcatcagaAAGTGACACCACGTCTGTGGTCTTTATGAATGTGTCACTGAGGAGGGAGCCTCACATTTGGAAGATTAAACAGGTAAAAAGAAGGACAGATTTATGTAGTTATCCACTGTTTTTGTTGCTCAAGAGCAGATAAATGAGGTCTAGGTGACACCAACCTAAAAGCCCTGGATCACTCTGTAGTTGTAGAAAAAATGGTTGGAGTGGTGAATGTCCCTGCACAACATTACATAACTAGTTTTATCTggaagaacaaacatgacatgtGAGTCAAATTTATAACCTTCACTCCCGGCCAGTGTGCATGGGCAGATAGACTGTGGAAAAAGACTAAACTGTTGCACAAAACATTATTAAACTGGGTGGTGATGTTTCCTGTTATTCACAATGGGCTATTTTTAAAATAAGCATACAAACTTTATACCCTTATTAACTGTCTGAACATTTTAATGGTACGGCCAGCCTCGAAAAAGCCCCAAGTCTGAGATTATCTTAGCTGATTATATGGGACAGCAGACTAAACACCATACATGCTTGTGCTACAGCATCTTCTTTTTCTGCCTCATCTGATTTCAGGGTGTGAAGTGTTTTGATTACAATGCATCTCTACAGTTGTTGGTCACTGGTGGCTGTGACCGAACAATCAGACTGTGGACTCGATATGTGACCTCAAGACCTGTAGCTACACTGCTGGGTCACCACACCACTGTACTGGATGTTGCAGTCTATCAACCTGCAGAGCAGATTTTCAGCTACTCTAGAGATGCTGTGAGtcattaaaaatgaacaaataagttataatataataattctTTCTGTTGTCCAgagaattatgtttttttttccattgtcaGGAACTGAGAGTGTGGGACATGTCTACCCATCACTGTCTGAAAACTGTCCACCTGCAGTTTCCCTGCCTCCAAACGGGTCGCATCCCAGAGCATGGCAACTTCCCTTTCCTGTTACTGAGCCCTCCACTTCCTGAGGAGACACAGCCTCATTTAGTGGTGGGATGCAAAGATTACCTTGCAGTGCTCAGTCTGGCTAAAACgagaagaggagggggtggCTGGTTGACGGATGAAGGAAGGGAACGTGGGACAGAAATGCAATGCAGTGCAGCCCTCTGCTGTGCTCTGTACAACCCCACCCTGCGACTGGTAGTGACCGGACATGCCGActcatctgtgtctctgtgggatgTAGAGACAGGGAGAAGACGGCTTCAGATCTCAAATGCTCATGGAGAAGATGAACTCACCTGCATGGCACTAGATTCTTCTCACAGGAGACTGATCACGGGGGCTCGTAGTGGCACCATTAAGGTTGTGTTATATTAATATACATAAAAACTATACTTTTAAAAAttgcatttaaatgtaattcTTCTGTTGACTTTTTCCCAAACAGGTGTGGAATTTAATAAATGGCCTAAACCTGCACAAACTGGAGCCTGTCACCAACTCTGAAGTCACTGGTTTGAcctgtctccatgacaaccagTTGCTGGCTGTGGGGTGGAGCCAGCAGATCGTTCAGTATGACATTGCAGGAGCCAAGGTGGAATCAACAGCACTTTAAATTATACTCCACAGCTGTTTCACATAAatatcttctttgttttttttggttaagATTTAGCACCTAACGAAAGGCACTTCACTTCACGTCTGTTCCACCTCAGGTGCTGTGAGATGCAGTGCTCTGTATCACACAGGGACAGTACCTGGACAGTATATTTTTGTAGCACAGTGAGAAAAAACCTTCAGGTCAACATAAATATACAGATTTTTAGTGAGTTAGTCAAATCTTTTTGTACTACAATAATAATATTGTCATGTTATGTCTGCACTTTGAGTGAAGGTTAGATCAAACAAAACATGGCCATGCAGTTTTGGGCACTTCGACATTactcaggcagaaaaaaagacattagcTGAAGGTCAGGAACAGAGCCtcactgactgaaacacaaattGGCACCATTTGGCATATTACATAAGCTTTGATTGGCAGGTGATTCTGGGAAATGCAGCACACCCATTCATTAATGACCAGAAAAAACTATATAATACATCAAGATGATGAAAAATTAGTCTCCTGCCCAGACTCTCATCCTTCACACTTTGACTCTGTGTCTACAAGTTCTTCCCCAGATGTTGACAAGTCCCACACAAACAGTTGTCACCATAGTGACTAATCTGGTGCAGACGTAAAACACTGTTTCTCTTTAGAAGAATTATGACAAACAATtggacaaaataaaaagaaaatgttgtcCTGATCCCATTTTATCTGCTAAATTCTTAACATTAAATCCTTTCTGTTagtgtatatatgtattatgTTAGGTATAGTGAAGCAAGCGCACATCCACCTACAGCAGAGGtcttaatatataaatatataaagtcctctgtgtgcagactaTATTTTCACGCCTCAAATTCTCGTGTTACATTTTACCTCTCAACCTTTCACTGCCATCTGCTCTGTGGTTGGATTCATCCCTTAAAGAGAACAGTGGTAACATTCAGTGTTCATGCTTCACCAGCAGATTCTTAAAGCTGCTTTATCCCCACAGTTATAATGTTTCTCATTGAaaagttgcttttttttaaaaagtgagtCAGTATGGGCATTTTAGGTCCAGAAAATTCAGAGGAATGACTTGATATCACCAAATGACCAATGAGACATATGATGAGACATCTGCAGCAGTATTTATCTTAGTGTCCACCACACTGTGCTTCCACGTAGTCCAGTGATGAAAAGTTTAAAACAATGTGGAATGTGTAAACAAAATCAGCAAACTGGAGGGGGAAACAGAGTTGCTTTCCACAAGGCAACACAAACAATTTACATGTGATTTCAGACCATTTATAAAGTGTCACAGAGTTGCATATTTTTAACTAACATGTTTGTGTAGAAACTGAAAATAATACTGGACCTCTGCTATGTTGACACAAAAGGAATATTTCTACCTTGTATTTAGGACTTGAATGTGCGAGCAGACATGTCATGGAAATCCAGCGGCGTCCACAAATCAGACATCTTGGCTGTGACACAGTGCACCGCTTTGGGGATCATTGCCACAGCCAGTTATGACGGAGAGGTAGTCATCTGGAGGTTGGAGACACAAGGACCACTGCTgcatctgcagagagagacacagtaaGAGGATGCAACCATGCTTGTGTGCTGAACTGAAAACTGACAGAGCCTCAGTCTTTGAAACGTTTGGATGTCATATTTGTCATTTCACCACAGTAGGATATAAACATGAGAAACATTAGTGGTACCTAAAGCTACCATGTTGTTATTGAATGTTTTGCAGGCACAATTTGGCAATTCTTGTGGTATTTTGGTGGCTACCAAGAACCGCATCTTTACTTGGTAGAAACCTATTCATagattttctttttccccctGTTTGTGTGGATCCAGGGTGGCTCTCCCTGTGAACAGCCTCTTGTTCcttcagcacagagcaggcagcAAAAAGTTAAGAAACAGAGGTGTTCTGGTCTCATCGCAGGGTGGCTGTCTGTGCTTCTGGAGCATCACTGGAGAGAATCATACTTACGGTGAGATCagtgaggggggaaaaacactGGATGcaacaataaaatgcaaaacattcaaataaaaatcTGAGTGTATAAGTAGTTGACAAGCAGCTGTCAGTTTTAATAGTCCTCCTCCTGTAAGATGGATTTACTAACGGCTCAAGCACTGACAGCTCGGCTGAACTGAGGACTTGGCCTCACGCCGCTACCATTCCTGGCAGCCCACAGCTATGTCTCTTTCCAGATCCCATCTGTGTTTAGTGGTGTG from Parambassis ranga chromosome 19, fParRan2.1, whole genome shotgun sequence includes these protein-coding regions:
- the LOC114452079 gene encoding WD repeat-containing protein on Y chromosome translates to MGNVHMVAIATDRRDLHFFNVSLTSVYEDVHLFGFRSVLTALCFWHDVQCPEKPPLLLMGDEKGGIHLMWFLNPSKGLFKSPSKKDTHNPQRIFFPDLSEHSDTVSYRHIPNIHQEPINRIMFDPNTNVIMTSSESDTTSVVFMNVSLRREPHIWKIKQLLVTGGCDRTIRLWTRYVTSRPVATLLGHHTTVLDVAVYQPAEQIFSYSRDAELRVWDMSTHHCLKTVHLQFPCLQTGRIPEHGNFPFLLLSPPLPEETQPHLVVGCKDYLAVLSLAKTRRGGGGWLTDEGRERGTEMQCSAALCCALYNPTLRLVVTGHADSSVSLWDVETGRRRLQISNAHGEDELTCMALDSSHRRLITGARSGTIKVWNLINGLNLHKLEPVTNSEVTGLTCLHDNQLLAVGWSQQIVQYDIAGAKDLNVRADMSWKSSGVHKSDILAVTQCTALGIIATASYDGEVVIWRLETQGPLLHLQRETQVALPVNSLLFLQHRAGSKKLRNRGVLVSSQGGCLCFWSITGENHTYGQFYAPEQPGDCVLSLSSDQHKNTILVSGDTAGWLQVWDISSYALDLQHESACERPSLLHSWRAHKNSLVCVEVLEVAGRVFVLTASVDGSAGLWTRNGNHVGCFGQEVMWNITDPATYQR